From the genome of Cytobacillus luteolus, one region includes:
- the xseA gene encoding exodeoxyribonuclease VII large subunit codes for MSEVRYLTVTALTKYIKRKFDVDPHLQDVLVKGEISNFKAHSRGHMYFTIKDQNARIQAVMFSGQNRNMKFTPEDGMKVLIRGEISVFESNGNYQIYVKEMQPDGIGNLYLAFEQLKKQLEQEGLFHSDYKKPIPKFPTYIGVITSPTGAAIRDILTTIKRRYPIGKVIILPALVQGQNAPSSIANAISTANNLGYLDVLIVGRGGGSIEELWAFNEEVVAREIFKSEVPVISAVGHETDFTIADFVADLRAPTPTAAAELAVPHMVDLADKLLSRKTRLIRALKSTIGYEQERFNKLQNSYAFRHPKNLYVQKEQQLDRLYERLERAGTRNLERNQEKFERLSVRLEHNHPEEQIKKANERFLQVKKILQKEVKQIVNQKQFMFSSTLSKLEALSPLKIMERGYSLVYDQQEALVKSVKGVKAGESLSVQLQDGKIDCKVVGVEERTLHD; via the coding sequence ATGAGTGAAGTTAGGTACCTAACCGTTACAGCTTTAACCAAATACATAAAACGTAAATTTGATGTTGATCCACACCTTCAGGATGTATTAGTGAAGGGGGAAATTTCGAACTTTAAGGCCCACAGTCGTGGGCATATGTATTTTACGATAAAGGACCAAAATGCCAGAATACAAGCAGTCATGTTTTCTGGCCAAAACCGTAACATGAAATTCACACCTGAGGATGGCATGAAGGTGCTAATTAGGGGAGAAATTTCTGTTTTTGAAAGTAATGGAAATTATCAAATTTATGTAAAAGAGATGCAACCTGATGGGATTGGTAATTTATACTTAGCCTTCGAACAGCTAAAAAAACAGCTAGAACAAGAAGGTCTATTTCATTCAGATTATAAAAAACCAATCCCAAAATTCCCAACATATATTGGAGTCATTACTTCGCCAACAGGTGCAGCTATACGAGATATTTTAACTACCATAAAGAGGCGTTATCCAATCGGGAAAGTGATTATCCTCCCTGCTTTAGTTCAAGGACAAAACGCTCCTTCTTCTATTGCTAATGCCATTTCTACAGCAAATAACTTAGGTTACTTAGACGTTTTAATCGTTGGTAGAGGTGGAGGATCTATAGAAGAACTGTGGGCATTTAATGAAGAAGTCGTTGCCAGGGAAATTTTTAAATCCGAAGTTCCAGTAATATCAGCTGTCGGACACGAGACTGATTTTACAATAGCAGATTTTGTGGCGGATTTACGTGCACCAACCCCGACTGCAGCTGCTGAGCTTGCAGTACCACATATGGTAGATTTAGCGGATAAGCTTTTATCAAGGAAAACACGTTTAATTAGAGCACTTAAGTCCACAATTGGCTATGAACAAGAACGGTTTAATAAATTACAAAATTCCTATGCTTTCAGGCATCCAAAAAATCTTTATGTACAAAAGGAACAACAGCTTGACCGCCTATACGAACGATTAGAAAGAGCGGGAACGAGAAACTTAGAAAGAAACCAGGAGAAATTTGAACGGTTATCCGTTCGACTTGAACATAATCACCCTGAGGAGCAAATCAAAAAGGCAAATGAACGTTTCTTGCAGGTTAAGAAAATATTGCAAAAAGAAGTGAAACAAATTGTAAATCAAAAACAATTTATGTTTTCTTCTACCCTTTCAAAATTAGAGGCATTAAGTCCTTTGAAGATAATGGAACGAGGCTACAGTCTGGTATATGATCAGCAGGAAGCACTGGTGAAGAGTGTGAAGGGTGTAAAAGCTGGGGAGTCTTTAAGCGTACAGTTACAGGATGGTAAAATTGATTGTAAAGTTGTTGGTGTAGAGGAGAGGACATTACATGACTGA
- a CDS encoding polyprenyl synthetase family protein → MTTSDFEKFLAQNKEMIEASLPVMIERLHSPEVLKEAMMYSLKAGGKRIRPLLLFATLDSFKNCFEIGLPVACAIEMIHTYSLIHDDLPSMDDDDLRRGKPTNHKVFGEANAILAGDGLLTYSFQLISDMDHSEVTPQMKLDLITNLAKAAGPEGMVGGQIADMEGEGKNLSLEELEYIHIHKTGKMLAFSVIAGAILSKARNDQIQKLESFAYHIGLAFQIRDDILDIEGTEENIGKRVGSDQLNEKSTYPSLLTMEGAKDKLTFHIDEAKNILASIELENTDKLLKICDLIATRNH, encoded by the coding sequence GTGACCACATCAGATTTTGAAAAGTTCCTTGCTCAAAATAAAGAGATGATTGAAGCAAGTCTTCCTGTTATGATTGAACGCTTGCATTCACCAGAAGTATTAAAAGAAGCGATGATGTATTCACTAAAAGCTGGGGGTAAGAGAATAAGACCATTATTATTATTTGCTACCCTTGATAGTTTCAAAAATTGTTTCGAAATTGGCTTACCTGTTGCCTGTGCAATTGAAATGATTCATACCTATTCTCTTATCCATGATGATTTACCAAGTATGGACGATGATGATTTAAGAAGGGGAAAACCGACAAATCATAAGGTATTTGGAGAAGCAAATGCAATATTAGCGGGAGATGGACTGCTTACATACAGTTTTCAACTGATATCAGATATGGATCATTCAGAGGTTACACCACAAATGAAGCTAGACCTTATTACTAACCTAGCAAAGGCAGCAGGGCCTGAAGGGATGGTAGGCGGTCAAATTGCTGATATGGAGGGAGAAGGGAAGAACTTAAGCTTAGAAGAGTTAGAGTATATCCATATCCATAAAACAGGGAAGATGCTAGCGTTTAGTGTAATTGCTGGTGCTATTCTTTCAAAGGCAAGAAATGACCAAATTCAAAAATTAGAAAGCTTTGCTTATCACATTGGGCTAGCTTTTCAAATTAGAGATGACATTCTTGATATTGAAGGTACTGAGGAGAATATAGGTAAACGTGTTGGCAGTGATCAGCTTAATGAAAAAAGTACCTATCCATCTCTACTTACAATGGAAGGCGCGAAGGATAAGTTAACATTTCATATTGATGAAGCAAAAAACATATTAGCTAGCATAGAGTTAGAAAATACAGATAAGCTTTTAAAGATTTGCGATTTGATTGCTACACGTAATCATTAA
- a CDS encoding exodeoxyribonuclease VII small subunit: MTEEKQMTFEDAMEKLEEIVERLEEGDVPLEKAISYFQEGMKLSKLCHDKLQNVEKQMDQILREDGKLEPFTIQGDE; this comes from the coding sequence ATGACTGAAGAAAAACAAATGACATTTGAAGATGCCATGGAAAAGTTAGAAGAGATTGTAGAACGATTAGAAGAAGGCGATGTTCCTCTTGAAAAAGCGATTAGTTACTTTCAAGAAGGAATGAAATTATCAAAGCTGTGTCATGATAAGCTTCAAAACGTTGAGAAACAAATGGATCAAATTTTACGCGAAGATGGAAAGCTAGAGCCCTTCACTATTCAGGGGGATGAATAG